Proteins found in one Thalassophryne amazonica chromosome 1, fThaAma1.1, whole genome shotgun sequence genomic segment:
- the LOC117512870 gene encoding uncharacterized protein LOC117512870: MGNINSLPNKTEELEAFVKSDRAYRECCLYFLTETWLADNITDSLVNITGFTMKAAELGRKMDGKELNKDNSTTENYSSNSVTMETTEESKLAMGFEVEVNESNSSEQEKYFYVDDESVYSETGLSYISEEKGTIGTLLPNMPVITVDINNPEYTGGSGCPEMSCQKIMAVDQVDHQYLSKNVSTKPDETPCSADSIYENQPDLDPDAEVNSVAEDCQYLAAQIEHDSIVQEIPCEPSISEEAALQHSMTEYAMSDASNEFCHELYPEDMNESLRGEIAVGSSDSDTDEKWRVIFSSSINKEDDDSYLDSLQLSAQELFVQKVEMVDFKEEDSTFEEVRLEIPQMDKVPQQLDNIVSATAQPQELKLNHLVHQSLSKFSEDESENRKDDNNNHNTHERHAQNSKSDLTKKLPKDFCVIQETRSENVSTEHVDFHLARKQWQQMEEKNKTVLHTAKQLSFHSSHSCMYTPVRNIERAQSKSCNQESLNLAEDCTNTKISPCSDDSGVDDPSYRYLYSDLDTPLEREIDICVEQEEKLKTERGLSKMGKSTDCVPSQEIPSSPMMPSFIITSSPTKYTWKNEGSANIMLDPGNGFSSSPRQKKDTVMGHSSKWQSEDSSSSTILFETSSLMTRSASECSLNSTHEQPLEKMFLNNPFFKLRSRSTVSLVDEEIKMVKQREEELRKERANLYAKAEFSAKHMGNMSFDSSVDQPLKCKSSPTSPVKAAYKMDCSCLSCDHRM; the protein is encoded by the exons ATGGGGAACATCAATTCCTTGCCTAACAAGACTGAGGAGCTGGAGGCGTTTGTTAAATCTGACAGAGCCTATCGGGAgtgctgtttgtatttcctaaCAGAGACGTGGCTAGCGGATAACATCACTGACTCACTTGTCAACATAACCGGCTTCACCATG AAAGCTGCAGAATTGGGAAGGAAAATGGATGGAAAAGAGCTCAACAAAGATAATAGCACAACTGAAAATTACAGCTCCAACAGTGTCACCATGGAAACTACTGAAGAATCAAAGCTGGCAATGGGGTTTGAAGTGGAAGTCAATGAATCTAATTCATCTGAGCAGGAGAAATATTTCTATGTGGATGATGAATCAGTTTATTCTGAGACAGGCTTGTCTTATATTTCAGAAGAAAAGGGGACAATTGGCACATTGTTACCTAACATGCCAGTGATTACTGTTGATATTAACAATCCTGAGTATACTGGGGGCAGCGGTTGCCCTGAAATGTCCTGTCAAAAAATAATGGCTGTCGATCAAGTTGATCATCAATATCTCAGCAAGAATGTGTCCACCAAACCAGATGAAACACCGTGCAGTGCTGATAGTATTTATGAGAATCAGCCAGATCTTGACCCAGATGCTGAAGTTAATTCAGTAGCTGAAGATTGTCAGTATCTGGCAGCACAGATAGAACATGACTCCATAGTCCAAGAAATTCCATGTGAACCATCTATTTCGGAGGAAGCAGCATTACAGCATTCCATGACAGAATATGCAATGTCAGATGCTTCCAATGAATTCTGCCATGAACTTTACCCTGAGGATATGAATGAATCACTGAGAGGTGAGATAGCAGTAGGGTCCTCTGATAGTGACACAGATGAAAAATGGAGAGTAATATTTTCCTCTTCCATTAATAAGGAAGATGATGATTCATACTTGGACAGCCTCCAGCTTAGTGCCCAGGAGCTCTTTGTACAGAAAGTTGAGATGGTAGATTTTAAAGAAGAGGACAGTACTTTTGAAGAGGTCAGACTTGAGATTCCACAAATGGACAAGGTGCCACAGCAACTTGACAATATTGTCTCTGCCACTGCACAACCACAAGAATTAAAACTGAATCATTTAGTTCATCAGTCATTATCCAAATTTTCCGAAGATGAAAGTGAAAACCGTAAAGATGACAATAATAACCACAACACTCATGAAAGGCATGCCCAAAACAGCAAATCAGATCTTACAAAAAAGCTACCAAAAGATTTCTGTGTGATACAGGAGACAAGGAGTGAAAATGTTAGTACAGAACATGTGGACTTCCACCTGGCTCGTAAACAGTGGCAGCAAATGGAGGAGAAGAATAAGACAGTCTTACATACAGCAAAGCAGCTCAGCTTCCACAGTAGCCACAGCTGTATGTACACACCAGTCCGGAACATAGAAAGAGCTCAGAGTAAATCATGCAATCAAGAGAGCTTAAATCTTGCTGAGGATTGTACCAACACTAAAATCAGCCCTTGCTCAGATGATTCTGGTGTGGATGACCCCAGCTACAGGTATCTTTATAGTGATCTAGACACACCCCTTGAAAGAGAAATTGATATATGTGTGGAACAAGAGGAGAAGTTAAAGACAGAGAGGGGGCTTTCCAAGATGGGCAAATCCACTGATTGTGTTCCATCACAAGAAATCCCCAGCTCTCCAATGATGCCATCATTTATCATCACCTCTTCACCTACTAAGTACACATGGAAAAATGAAGGGTCTGCAAACATCATGCTTGACCCGGGCAATGGTTTTTCCTCCAGTCCAAGACAAAAGAAAGACACAGTGATGGGGCATTCCAGTAAGTGGCAATCTGAGGACAGCAGCAGCAGTACCATTCTCTTTGAGACATCCAGTCTGATGACGCGCAGTGCCTCAGAGTGCTCTCTCAATAGTACACACGAGCAACCCCTTGAGAAGATGTTTTTGAACAACCCTTTCTTCAAGTTGCGGTCCAGAAGTACTGTATCACTGGTAGATGAAGAGATTAAGATGGTGAAGCAGAGAGAGGAAGAGCTGAGGAAAGAGAGAGCCAACCTCTATGCCAAAGCTGAGTTCAGTGCCAAGCATATGGGCAATATGTCATTTGACAGTTCAG TTGATCAGCCACTGAAGTGTAAGTCTTCTCCTACATCACCAGTGAAAGCTGCATACAAAATGGATTGTTCCTGTTTATCCTGTGATCACAGG